The Tenuifilum thalassicum genome includes the window AGTAAACGAAGCCATAAATAATTTAACAATAAGCGTCTACTCCCGTTAAATGCCACTTGTTACACCCTCTAATATCTACAAATCGATTGGTGTTATGTCAGGCACTTCGCTTGATGGTATTGATATTTGCTACTGCGTATTTGAAAAAATAAACCAAGAATGGCAATTTGAAATTGTTGCTGCTGAAACAGTAAAGTATTCAGATGAGTGGTATGTAAGGTTGAGCAACTCACCCTCTCTGTCTGCCGAAGAGATAACCTGGCTCGATTTCGAGTATGGTCATTACCTTGGACAGCAAATCAATTCCTTTATTAATAAGTATAGAGTTGATGCAGATTTTGTAGCTTCGCATGGCCATACTATTTTTCATAATCCAGATAATGGCTACTCTTTACAAATAGGGAAAGGAGCAGCCATTGCTGCTCAAACAGGATTACCGTGCATTGCCGATTTTCGTTCGGGTGATGTTTCTAGAGGTGGACAAGGCGCCCCACTTGTCCCTGTTGGCGACAAACATCTTTTTAAAGATTATGACATATGCCTTAACCTGGGCGGAATAGCCAATTTAAGCTATGACAGCCCAGATGGAAAGCGTTTAGCTTACGATACCTGTGTATGCAATATGTTCCTGAACCACCTAGCATCAATGGCTGGGTTTGAATTTGACAAGAATGGCGAACTAGGAAGAAAGGGGAAAGTTATTGATGATTTTCTAAATATACTTGAAAGCATATCATATTACAAAAAATCTAGCCCCAAATCTTTGGGCAAGGAATGGTTTGAGAAAAATATTATTCCGTTGATTAATAATTACCATGAAGAATCAGTAGAGAACTTACTACGAACAGCCTATGAGCATATTTCCAAAAGGATTGCCGAAGATTCAAAAAGGCTTAAAAAGAAAAATATTTTTATTACCGGCGGGGGTGCCAAAAACTTGTTCCTTACTGAGCTAATCAAACAAAAATCAAACCTTGATGTAATTGTTCCCAATGAAAAAATCATTGATTTCAAAGAAGCTTTAATTTTTGGGTTCTTAGGTGTGCTTTTTCTTGAGAAAGAGAAAGGTGCACTGGCATCGGTAACGGGTGCAAACGAAGATTCAATTGCAGGATGCCTATACTTTTAGCTGTCAAATTAAACTTTCAACCAGATTTGTTATCCAAAAAATATTAGGTTTGTAGTCATTAACTAAACAATAAACGATTATGAGAAAACTCACAATCCAAATTTTTGCAGCTTTTGCATTGCTATTTAATTCATATTCAAGCAATGCCTGTACTAACTTTTTGGTAACTAAGGGCGCATCGGCAGATGGTTCCACCATGATAACCTACGCTGCAGACTCACATTACCTGTTTGGTGAGCTTTACTTCCGACCCGCAGCTGTTTATCCATCTGGTACCATGATGAAGATATACGAATGGGATACTGGTAAATATTTAGGTGAAATACCCCAGGCGAGCCAAACCTATAGCGTTGTTGGCAACATGAATGAGTATCAGGTTGCTATTGGTGAAACCACCTACGGTGGTCGCGAAGAGTTACAAGATAGCACAGGTTTAATAGATTATGGTTCACTTATGTACATTGCCCTTCAACGCTCAAAAAGCGCACGTGAGGCAATTAAGGTGATGGCTGAACTGGTTGAAAAGTATGGCTACTATAGTTCTGGAGAATCTTTCTCTGTTGCCGATAAGAACGAGGTATGGATTTTTGAGATGATAGGTAAAGGCGTTGACCTAAAAGTTGACAGGAAAACCAAGAAGACCTATAATGCCAATCGTGGTGCAGTATGGGTAGCCATTCGTATTCCCGATGGTTACGTTTCGGGACATGCCAACCAGGCACGCATTACTACGTTCCCACTGGAAAACATGAAAACTTCTATCAGCTCAAAAAATCTTGATAAAATCTTTGACCCTAACATCGAGGTAGTTTACGCTCACGATGTAATAAGTTTTGCCCGCAAAAAAGGATATTTCAATGGAAAAGACGAAGAGTTTAGCTTTTCGGACACCTATGCACCAGTAGACTTTGGAGGTGCTCGATTCTGCGAAATGCGCGTTTGGTCGTTCTTTAAGGAGATTAACAAGGATATGTGGAAATACTTTGATTACGCAAAGGGCCACAATCTTAAGAACCGTATGCCACTTTACATTAAACCAGATCGCAAACTTTCGGTAAGAGACATGATGGACTTCATGCGCGATCATTTGGAAGGCACCGAACTCGATATGAGCAAAGATGAAGGAGCAGGTCCACATGCCCTACCCTATCGCTGGCGCCCACTAACATGGAAATACGAAGGGAAAACCTATTTTAATGAGCGAGCAACTGCTACCCAGCAAACAGGCTTCTCGTTTGTTGCTCAAATGCGCAGCTGGCTGCCCGATGCTGTAGGTGGTATATTCTGGTTCAGCGTTGACGATGCCGCTTCAACAGTTTATTTTCCTGTATATTGTAGCGTAACATCAGTTCCCGAAGCATACGCCGAAGGACGTGGTGATATGCTAACATATTGCGACGACTGTGCATTTTGGGTATTCAACAAGGTTTCAAA containing:
- a CDS encoding anhydro-N-acetylmuramic acid kinase produces the protein MPLVTPSNIYKSIGVMSGTSLDGIDICYCVFEKINQEWQFEIVAAETVKYSDEWYVRLSNSPSLSAEEITWLDFEYGHYLGQQINSFINKYRVDADFVASHGHTIFHNPDNGYSLQIGKGAAIAAQTGLPCIADFRSGDVSRGGQGAPLVPVGDKHLFKDYDICLNLGGIANLSYDSPDGKRLAYDTCVCNMFLNHLASMAGFEFDKNGELGRKGKVIDDFLNILESISYYKKSSPKSLGKEWFEKNIIPLINNYHEESVENLLRTAYEHISKRIAEDSKRLKKKNIFITGGGAKNLFLTELIKQKSNLDVIVPNEKIIDFKEALIFGFLGVLFLEKEKGALASVTGANEDSIAGCLYF
- a CDS encoding dipeptidase — its product is MRKLTIQIFAAFALLFNSYSSNACTNFLVTKGASADGSTMITYAADSHYLFGELYFRPAAVYPSGTMMKIYEWDTGKYLGEIPQASQTYSVVGNMNEYQVAIGETTYGGREELQDSTGLIDYGSLMYIALQRSKSAREAIKVMAELVEKYGYYSSGESFSVADKNEVWIFEMIGKGVDLKVDRKTKKTYNANRGAVWVAIRIPDGYVSGHANQARITTFPLENMKTSISSKNLDKIFDPNIEVVYAHDVISFARKKGYFNGKDEEFSFSDTYAPVDFGGARFCEMRVWSFFKEINKDMWKYFDYAKGHNLKNRMPLYIKPDRKLSVRDMMDFMRDHLEGTELDMSKDEGAGPHALPYRWRPLTWKYEGKTYFNERATATQQTGFSFVAQMRSWLPDAVGGIFWFSVDDAASTVYFPVYCSVTSVPEAYAEGRGDMLTYCDDCAFWVFNKVSNFAYLRYDLMIQDIKKVQNELETRFISQTDIVDKTALELINNGNKDEAISFLTDYTVNTGNYVVARWEKLFQFLLMKFMDGNVKQEDGKGGLKYNKYNYCPAHVDNPDYPDWWKKNLIEETGDKLLYKSEGGGH